A single Bufo bufo chromosome 6, aBufBuf1.1, whole genome shotgun sequence DNA region contains:
- the LOC121004970 gene encoding uncharacterized protein LOC121004970 — protein MCSLMMDKDRDHVAKRILKLTLEIIYLLTGEEYGPVKKMGEYTSLKSIMDLQFPSWALEEEQKDEKILDLTNKIIRLLTGKVPITYEDIMVSFTMEEWEYVEGHKDLYKDIIMQDPQSFLSPVDIVTCAETDSSVALKTVLPCTSIDYSDCPAIDDGSMNTSISDGYESPSYSLDCTEEDFEISQDGNEKYSNLQSNQEDDEGDKMENEKDENDPVSQQDMEEDNYISDDSRADETVSHDWKLEADYISKDCKQEMEDLAKDCKQEMEDPPKDCKREMEDLPKDCKQEMEDLPKDCKQETEDLPKDCKQEIEDPPKDCKQEEAKKLKDCKYEDDGVERCYEDDLLKDVKIEVVSDNEWEEEMSFWGEQGRHIFDEEIPEDFSSDIYNNRMTVERCPRAFYPHCKKGDGGVSQDYQPPIPPGEIASNSNPQAMPNCHVSNRTATLNNINAKNCVRTFPPTHQIERMPQVSLPATQDHAQMGQQQKNINTARKTTSDIQTLQNFMSEMNENRKVEEIPHTELDTLLSKFILLVKRKDGNEYEPHTLRCMVGSIDRFLKEHSYHHTIIFGNSKDFPLTKQSLNAKIKFLKKVAESNPPIRPEALTDDDIENLYKAGTLSLDNPTSLLNLVFFNNGIHFALRTKEQYSLQWGDIKLKIDPRGNQYLEYSDRQSEALENRKNIRQMKPRIYAMPHVPDRDPVTAYLKYQSFRPSAMMAPDSPFYLAPNVNYNPAFAEWYRSTKIGIQKIRAMMTTMKIRASLPESKRKVSYITKRRLVERLPQHTLAASGAMVPTAQQHHLQSFASKSTDMEMKQRKSGIIINNLHTTLARPSQERLPTTSSTQPHPSTSRYGELPIHKRSFLATDFAQQRNSNMFLNSYRYLTSEEPAKKHKPVYDFKTE, from the exons ATGTGCTCACTGATGATGGACAAGGACAGGGATCATGTGGCTAAGAGGATATTAAAGcttaccttggagatcatctatcTGTTGACCGGTGAG GAGTATGGGCCTGTAAAGAAGATGGGAGAGTATACATCACTTAAGTCCATCATGGATCTTCAGTTCCCATCATGGGCACTTGAGGAGGAGCAGAAAGATGAGAAGATCCTAGATCTCACCAATAAGATAATTCGgctgctgactggaaag GTTCCAATAACATATGAGGACATCATGGTTAGTTtcaccatggaggagtgggagtatgtagaaggacacaaggatctctaCAAGGACATCATAATGCAAGATCCTCAATCTTTCCTGTCTCCTG TGGACATCGTGACGTGTGCGGAGACTGATTCTTCTGTAGCACTGAAAACTGTTCTTCCATGCACGAGTATTGATTACAGTGATTGCCCTGCCATAGACG ATGGATCAATGAACACAAGTATCTCAGATGGATATGAGAGTCCTTCGTATTCACTGGATTGTACAGAGGAGGACTTTGAAATATCACAAGATGGCAATGAAAAATACAGCAATCTACAATCAAACCAAGAAGATGATGAAGGCGATAAGATGGAAAATGAGAAAGATGAAAATGACCCAGTGTCACAACAGGATATGGAGGAGGATAACTATATCTCAGATGATAGCAGAGCGGATGAGACAGTCTCTCATGACTGGAAACTGGAAGCTGATTATATCTCAAAGGACTGTAAACAGGAAATGGAAGacctggctaaggactgtaaacagGAAATGGAGGATCCACCAAAGGACTGTAAACGGGAAATGGAGGATCTGCCAAAGGACTGTAAACAGGAAATGGAGGATCTGCCAAAGGACTGTAAACAGGAAACGGAGGATCTGCCAAAGGACTGTAAACAGGAAATTGAGGATCCGCCAAAGGACTGTAAACAGGAAGAAGCCAAAAAATTAAAGGATTGTAAATATGAAGATGATGGAGTTGAACGGTGCTATGAG GACGATCTGCTAAAAGATGTGAAAATTGAGGTTGTATCCGATAATGAATGGGAGGAAGAGATGTCTTTCTGGGGTGAACAAGGAAGACACATATTTGATGAGGAAATTCCTGAAGACTTCAGTTCAG atatatacaataaCAGAATGACTGTAGAGAGGTGCCCACGTGCATTTTATCCACACTGTAAAAAAGGAGATGGCGGTGTATCTCAAGATTATCAG CCACCAATTCCGCCTGGAGAAATCGCAAGTAACAGCAATCCACAAGCTATGCCGAATTGTCACGTCAGTAACAGAACAGCAACACTAAATAACATTAATGCAAAAAATTGTGTTAGAACTTTTCCTCCTACTCATCAAATTGAACGGATGCCACAGGTTAGCTTACCTGCCACCCAAGACCATGCCCAAATGGGAcagcaacaaaaaaatataaacaccGCCAGGAAAACTACCTCAGATATTCAAACACTGCAAAACTTTATGAGCGAAATGAATGAAAATAGGAAAGTTGAAGAAATACCTCACACGGAGCTGGACACTCTACTCTCAAAGTTTATTCTGCTGGTAAAGCGCAAAGATGGCAATGAGTATGAGCCCCACACCCTGCGCTGCATGGTGGGAAGTATTGACCGCTTCTTGAAGGAACACAGCTACCACCACACAATCATTTTTGGGAACAGCAAAGACTTTCCACTTACAAAACAGTCGCTAAATGCGAAAATCAAATTCCTCAAAAAAGTCGCTGAAAGCAACCCACCAATCAGGCCGGAAGCATTAACGGATGATGATATTGAGAACCTCTACAAGGCTGGGACGCTGTCCTTAGATAATCCAACAAGCTTACTGAACTTGGTGTTCTTCAATAACGGTATTCACTTTGCATTACGAACAAAGGAACAGTACAGCCTCCAGTGGGGCGATATCAAGTTAAAAATTGACCCAAGGGGGAATCAATACTTAGAATATTCCGATCGACAAAGCGAAGCGTTAGAAAATCGTAAGAACATAAGGCAAATGAAGCCCAGGATATACGCAATGCCACATGTACCAGACAGAGACCCAGTAACGGCATACTTAAAATATCAAAGCTTCAGGcctagtgccatgatggcaccagACTCTCCGTTTTATTTGGCCCCAAATGTGAACTACAATCCAGCGTTCGCGGAATGGTACCGATCGACAAAAATAGGAATACAAAAAATTAGAGCCATGATGACCACTATGAAGATAAGGGCTTCATTGCCAGAATCGAAAAGGAAAGTTAGCTACATAACAAAAAGGAGACTAGTGGAAAGGCTGCCACAGCACACGCTAGCTGCCTCGGGGGCAATGGTGCCAACAGCCCAGCAACATCATTTACAGAGCTTCGCCAGCAAGTCCACTGACATGGAGATGAAGCAGCGCAAGTCAGGAATTATTATAAATAATTTACACACAACCTTGGCACGCCCGTCACAAGAAAGACTACCCACTACCAGCAGCACCCAACCCCACCCTTCAACCAGCAGATATGGGGAACTACCTATTCACAAAAGAAGCTTCTTGGCAACAGACTTTGCCCAACAGCGTAACTCAAACATGTTTCTAAACAGCTACCGGTACCTGACTTCAGAGGAACCTGCAAAAAAACACAAGCCTGTTTATGACTTTAAAACAGAATAA